In the genome of Desulfobaccales bacterium, one region contains:
- a CDS encoding polysaccharide biosynthesis/export family protein, producing MLGLRLMGLSSQHSWQWFLSAVVVVLGLVAISGCTPPATSHLTDAQAAAATVADPDQDKYLLGPEDAIEISVWKEPDLTKQLVVRPDGKITYPLIGEVQASGRTVKQLQEDILKRLEKYVTDAHVTVILLKAQNYKIYVTGKVNKPGDFMTGKPVNVMQAISMAGGLTPFASPGSIMVIRSVGGKEETYPFNYKDVARGFMLEQNRTLLPGDVVVVP from the coding sequence ATGTTAGGTCTAAGATTGATGGGGCTCTCTTCACAGCACAGCTGGCAATGGTTCTTAAGTGCAGTTGTGGTGGTACTCGGCTTGGTGGCCATATCCGGCTGCACCCCGCCGGCAACAAGCCACCTCACCGATGCTCAGGCTGCGGCCGCTACGGTGGCCGATCCGGATCAGGACAAATATCTTTTGGGTCCGGAAGATGCCATTGAAATTTCCGTCTGGAAAGAACCCGACCTGACCAAGCAGCTGGTCGTGCGGCCCGACGGTAAGATCACCTACCCCTTGATCGGTGAGGTTCAGGCCTCCGGGCGTACCGTCAAGCAGCTCCAGGAAGACATCCTCAAACGCCTCGAAAAGTATGTGACGGATGCTCACGTAACCGTCATTCTCCTCAAAGCTCAGAATTATAAGATCTACGTGACCGGTAAGGTCAACAAGCCGGGGGATTTCATGACAGGCAAGCCTGTCAATGTCATGCAGGCCATCTCCATGGCGGGCGGCTTGACGCCTTTCGCCTCGCCCGGCTCGATCATGGTAATTAGGTCAGTGGGCGGTAAAGAAGAGACTTATCCGTTCAATTATAAAGACGTGGCGCGGGGGTTCATGTTGGAGCAGAATCGAACGCTTTTACCGGGGGACGTGGTGGTCGTCCCTTAA
- a CDS encoding outer membrane beta-barrel protein: MGTKTWGLAGLVIIMSMGMVNMAVSADWSIVPSVTQRSEFNSNLNLSPTNVLSDYVFSLQPAVDFNYTTEISQLQGHLGLLGQHYISHSDIDHIDQNYQINGRYQATPKVNLSLNTTYINDSTLVQELETSGLVIGRTPRQSFYAGPGVTYNVTERLSATANYSFNRVLYQASQFTDYTSHQAGLNFTYLLKNEKTSLISNNNVSETLYPGGNYSKSIGIYGGVNHKFSERWDANLMSGANINFYSFDTQVLDSSQFPFFTSVKTKRLNSSGVSPYVNFSTSYRWTNLTVTGGGSMSQQASAYGAVYQVNRLFAAIGYNITEKLSAGLSGSYSLSNQSSQDISSEWNYYNVSPSLSYRITERFSVSPGYSFSNNASLTDTGSSAHNHVAWIQFSYTYPIHYQK; this comes from the coding sequence ATGGGGACTAAAACTTGGGGGCTGGCGGGACTGGTAATCATCATGAGCATGGGAATGGTTAATATGGCCGTATCAGCTGATTGGTCCATCGTGCCTTCAGTCACTCAGCGGTCCGAATTTAACAGCAACTTGAATCTGTCGCCTACTAACGTGCTTAGCGATTATGTTTTCTCCCTGCAGCCAGCCGTTGACTTTAACTACACTACGGAAATCAGTCAGTTACAGGGACATTTGGGACTACTGGGCCAGCATTACATCAGCCATAGTGACATCGACCATATCGACCAAAATTACCAAATCAATGGGCGATATCAGGCGACTCCCAAGGTGAATCTGTCATTGAATACCACCTATATCAATGATTCGACTTTGGTTCAGGAATTAGAGACTTCCGGGCTGGTAATCGGCCGCACCCCGCGTCAATCTTTCTATGCCGGTCCGGGAGTCACCTACAATGTCACGGAACGCCTTTCTGCCACGGCCAACTACAGCTTTAACCGGGTGCTTTACCAGGCGTCCCAATTTACCGATTATACCAGCCACCAAGCGGGTCTGAACTTTACTTATTTATTAAAAAATGAGAAGACCTCACTCATTAGCAATAATAACGTCAGTGAAACGCTCTATCCCGGCGGTAATTACAGTAAATCCATAGGGATTTATGGAGGCGTAAATCATAAGTTTTCCGAACGCTGGGATGCCAACCTCATGTCTGGAGCAAATATAAATTTCTACAGCTTTGATACCCAGGTGTTGGATTCTTCGCAGTTCCCGTTCTTTACTTCAGTGAAGACTAAAAGACTTAATAGTTCAGGTGTGTCCCCGTATGTTAATTTCTCTACCAGTTACCGCTGGACCAATTTGACCGTGACCGGTGGCGGTAGCATGAGTCAACAAGCTTCGGCCTATGGGGCGGTTTATCAGGTGAACAGATTATTCGCGGCTATAGGTTATAATATTACAGAGAAATTGAGCGCCGGCTTGAGCGGGAGTTATTCTCTTAGCAATCAGTCGAGTCAAGATATCAGCAGCGAATGGAATTACTATAATGTCAGCCCCTCGCTTAGTTATAGGATCACTGAACGTTTTTCAGTATCACCCGGATACAGTTTTTCGAATAACGCGAGCCTGACCGACACCGGTTCATCGGCACATAATCATGTTGCCTGGATCCAATTTTCTTACACTTACCCCATTCATTATCAGAAATAA
- a CDS encoding KpsF/GutQ family sugar-phosphate isomerase, whose amino-acid sequence MLKKFPTNSPTPDWLEIARTVLENEAKALAAVAARLNHSLTEAVELLLRHEGKVVVSGIGKSGHIGQKIAATLASTGTPAVFLHAAEAVHGDLGIYTPGDPSILISKSGSTAELLRLIPILRQFCSPLIAIVGNLNAPMAKQADVVLDARVEREADPLNLAPTCSTTAALALGDALAVALMQARRFTDQDFARFHPAGQLGRNLWLKVADVMHQDEAVAWVKPETPLRQVIIAMSHHPLGAACVVDKEHLLLGIVTDGDLRRVLLTHEEIQGLRAAECMTRQPTTISPQASLKEATRLMEDRPSQISVLPVVDPLSQRCLGLIRIHDIYQPELI is encoded by the coding sequence ATGCTAAAAAAATTTCCAACAAACTCTCCAACGCCGGATTGGCTAGAAATCGCCCGGACTGTTTTGGAAAACGAAGCCAAGGCCTTAGCTGCGGTCGCGGCTCGGCTGAATCATAGTTTGACCGAAGCAGTAGAGCTTTTGCTCCGACATGAGGGCAAAGTAGTTGTGAGTGGGATTGGAAAATCTGGCCATATTGGCCAGAAAATTGCTGCTACGCTTGCAAGCACCGGAACCCCGGCGGTCTTTCTCCATGCTGCCGAGGCGGTCCACGGCGATTTGGGGATCTATACCCCTGGGGACCCCAGCATCCTGATTTCCAAAAGCGGCAGCACCGCGGAATTGCTTCGGCTAATCCCCATCTTGCGACAATTCTGCTCTCCCTTAATCGCCATCGTGGGCAACCTCAACGCTCCTATGGCCAAACAGGCCGATGTGGTCCTGGATGCCCGGGTGGAAAGAGAAGCCGATCCCCTCAACCTGGCGCCGACCTGCAGCACAACTGCGGCATTAGCCCTGGGGGATGCCTTAGCAGTGGCGTTGATGCAGGCTCGTCGATTTACTGATCAAGATTTTGCCCGCTTCCACCCCGCCGGCCAATTGGGCCGGAATCTCTGGCTGAAAGTGGCGGATGTGATGCACCAGGATGAAGCCGTCGCCTGGGTGAAACCGGAAACCCCCTTGCGCCAGGTAATTATCGCCATGTCCCATCACCCCCTGGGAGCGGCGTGCGTGGTGGATAAGGAGCATCTGCTCCTGGGGATAGTCACTGACGGCGACCTGCGGCGAGTTCTCCTAACCCACGAAGAGATCCAAGGCTTGCGGGCCGCAGAATGCATGACGCGCCAACCCACCACTATTTCCCCCCAGGCCAGTTTAAAAGAGGCCACCCGGCTGATGGAAGATCGCCCCTCGCAGATTTCTGTCTTACCCGTGGTGGATCCGCTGAGCCAACGCTGTTTGGGCTTAATACGGATCCATGATATTTATCAACCGGAACTGATCTAG
- a CDS encoding GNVR domain-containing protein has translation MMPNEAADFGQYVAIFKSRKKYFIIPALTIFVVAALFAYLWPATYQSSSTILIEEQQIPQEFVRSTVTGFADQRIQSLTQQILSRVKLWEIIQQFKLYPQLQEKYTREEILEKMRDNIRLETISAEVGDQKKRRGGQPAVTIAFSIAYKGDNPGMVQKVAGTLASLYLEQNLKTREAQAQSTTKFLEAELKELHERIQNLGKKITAFKEQNEGLLPEQQRFNQEQVARMDTEIKQLENNIRNAEERKTYIEGQLATVSPDTTYTGGSGEKLLSPSERLKALEVVLADLRSKFSPDHPDIRKVLREIGELKKLPGATSGSAVARRKKLAHLKNELAEKQGKYSDQHPEVKKLNAEIANLEQLPSKPSASQFTTEPENPAFISLTTQAKAAEIDISAFRNQQAALQSKIRMYRQRLEDAPKVEQGYMALMRDYQNAHAKHQEVMNKILEARIAEGMEEHQKGEKFTLIDPASYPEKPVSPNRLLILLAGIFCSLGVGAGSVALVEHLDHSVKDSDDLVRLTGLPVLGSIIRIQTEEDIVQARRKRKLIWMASCSSLIIGLVLFHLLYMDLWILTARLLRLAGKYT, from the coding sequence ATGATGCCAAATGAAGCAGCCGATTTCGGACAGTATGTAGCGATTTTTAAAAGCAGGAAAAAGTATTTTATCATCCCTGCCTTGACGATTTTTGTGGTAGCCGCCCTGTTCGCTTACCTCTGGCCTGCCACCTATCAATCGAGCTCGACCATTTTAATCGAGGAACAGCAAATTCCTCAGGAGTTTGTCAGGTCCACGGTGACAGGCTTTGCGGATCAGCGGATCCAGAGCCTGACCCAGCAGATCCTGTCTCGCGTCAAACTCTGGGAGATTATTCAACAGTTCAAGCTCTATCCTCAACTCCAAGAAAAATATACCCGGGAAGAGATTCTGGAAAAGATGCGCGATAATATCAGGCTCGAAACCATCAGCGCCGAGGTGGGAGATCAGAAAAAACGACGGGGGGGGCAACCCGCCGTGACCATCGCCTTCTCCATTGCCTACAAGGGAGATAACCCCGGGATGGTGCAAAAGGTGGCCGGAACGTTAGCATCCCTTTATCTTGAACAAAATCTCAAGACCCGGGAAGCCCAAGCCCAATCCACCACCAAATTCTTGGAAGCGGAACTGAAGGAATTGCATGAGCGCATACAGAATCTGGGGAAGAAAATTACCGCCTTCAAAGAGCAAAATGAGGGCTTGCTGCCTGAGCAGCAACGCTTTAACCAGGAACAAGTTGCACGCATGGATACCGAGATAAAGCAACTGGAAAACAATATTCGCAACGCTGAGGAGCGGAAAACCTACATAGAAGGGCAACTCGCCACAGTGAGTCCGGATACTACTTACACCGGCGGCTCCGGGGAAAAGCTTTTGTCGCCGTCCGAGCGCCTCAAGGCCCTGGAAGTTGTCTTGGCCGACCTCCGGTCGAAGTTTTCTCCCGACCATCCTGATATCCGCAAGGTGCTTCGGGAAATTGGCGAACTCAAGAAATTACCCGGAGCAACTTCCGGGAGCGCCGTGGCGCGCCGCAAGAAACTTGCCCACCTTAAAAACGAATTAGCCGAGAAACAGGGGAAGTACTCCGACCAGCATCCTGAAGTAAAAAAGCTGAATGCCGAAATCGCCAATCTTGAACAATTACCTAGCAAGCCCAGTGCTTCTCAATTCACCACCGAACCGGAGAATCCGGCGTTCATCAGTCTCACCACCCAGGCCAAGGCCGCCGAGATCGATATCAGCGCGTTTCGCAACCAGCAAGCCGCCTTGCAAAGCAAAATCCGGATGTATCGGCAGCGTCTCGAGGATGCTCCGAAGGTGGAACAGGGGTATATGGCCCTCATGCGGGATTATCAAAATGCCCATGCCAAACACCAGGAGGTCATGAACAAAATCCTGGAGGCCCGCATCGCCGAAGGTATGGAAGAGCATCAGAAGGGGGAGAAGTTTACCCTCATTGACCCGGCGAGTTACCCCGAGAAACCGGTTTCCCCCAACCGTCTGTTAATCCTTTTGGCCGGAATCTTCTGTAGCCTGGGAGTGGGGGCTGGAAGTGTCGCCCTGGTGGAGCATTTGGACCACTCGGTAAAAGACAGCGATGATTTGGTTCGACTCACCGGCCTACCCGTATTGGGATCCATTATCCGGATTCAGACCGAGGAAGACATCGTCCAGGCGCGTCGGAAACGCAAATTGATCTGGATGGCTTCCTGCTCTTCCTTGATCATCGGACTGGTCTTGTTTCATCTTCTTTACATGGACCTCTGGATACTCACTGCCAGACTTTTGCGGCTGGCTGGAAAATACACCTGA
- a CDS encoding CpsD/CapB family tyrosine-protein kinase: MSFINKALEKAKSLHHKTVEPQLPTGQELPQAPFPDLEEMAGFGETQGEIHYTYTRKIAVSMEMLRQNRLIVNGSDKTLLEAYKLLRTHVLHRTKKEHRNTLMFTGPLPNEGKSLTAINLAIAISQKVGQTVLLVDGDLRNPSIHRYLDLPSGPGLMDFLISGYPIADSLVHPEGLANLVVLPAGSATHDSAELLSSPRMLDLVRELKHFYPDRYVLFDLPPLLYADSLAFAPLVDGIILVVESGKTPREEIAHAMDLLKEFPVLGFVLNKIDTMPMSYDYYPKYYRDQDSQKPLTLPWQK; the protein is encoded by the coding sequence GTGAGTTTTATAAATAAAGCCTTAGAAAAAGCCAAGTCCTTGCATCACAAAACAGTGGAGCCTCAACTCCCCACCGGTCAAGAGCTGCCACAGGCGCCTTTCCCTGATCTGGAAGAGATGGCGGGGTTTGGCGAGACTCAAGGAGAAATCCATTACACTTATACCCGCAAGATAGCCGTTAGTATGGAGATGCTTCGCCAAAATCGCTTAATTGTTAACGGCAGTGATAAGACTCTGTTGGAAGCCTATAAGCTGTTGCGAACCCACGTCTTGCATCGCACCAAGAAAGAACATCGGAATACCCTGATGTTTACCGGCCCTTTGCCCAACGAGGGCAAATCTCTTACCGCAATCAATCTGGCCATAGCCATTTCCCAAAAAGTGGGACAGACCGTGCTGCTGGTGGATGGTGATTTGCGCAATCCGTCTATTCACCGCTACCTGGATCTGCCCTCGGGCCCGGGGCTCATGGATTTCTTGATTTCAGGCTACCCTATCGCAGACTCCCTGGTGCATCCGGAGGGCCTGGCCAATCTGGTGGTGCTCCCTGCGGGCAGCGCGACCCACGATTCCGCCGAACTCCTTAGTTCTCCCCGGATGTTGGATTTGGTTCGGGAACTGAAACATTTTTATCCGGACCGCTACGTTCTCTTTGATTTGCCCCCTTTGCTCTACGCCGATTCCTTGGCCTTCGCCCCACTGGTGGATGGCATCATTTTGGTGGTGGAGTCCGGCAAAACGCCTCGGGAAGAAATCGCCCACGCCATGGACCTGCTCAAAGAATTTCCGGTACTGGGCTTTGTGCTCAATAAAATCGACACCATGCCAATGTCCTACGACTATTATCCCAAATACTATCGGGATCAGGACTCTCAAAAACCCCTCACTCTACCCTGGCAGAAATGA